One genomic segment of Desulfomicrobium sp. ZS1 includes these proteins:
- a CDS encoding DNA polymerase III subunit delta', which produces MSTSWQHILSTQPRIAGFLERLALAPPSSLLLEGGNAAERLALGLFWAARLMCREAVPPCGKCRICLQIADDACRDLFLLNGAEGSINVDTVREVRAVLGDPPAGRGPRVVILAEAQALGDGAANALLKSLEEPSPGNVFVLLAPSREILLPTLVSRSFVLTLGWPKGDLEDPGLRDSLRALCEFIQSGKGAWLEWTGRKGNVDARMADSILREVQRSLVQAGYGNPLTDLARLLAARLDVVAVRQVGVVIENALESLDVGANPAVVLEWVAIRMWNLLHK; this is translated from the coding sequence ATGTCTACATCCTGGCAGCATATCCTCTCCACTCAGCCCCGCATCGCGGGGTTTCTGGAACGCCTCGCCCTGGCCCCGCCGAGTTCACTGCTCCTGGAAGGCGGGAACGCCGCCGAACGTCTGGCGCTTGGCCTTTTCTGGGCCGCGCGGCTGATGTGCCGCGAGGCGGTTCCTCCGTGCGGAAAATGCCGCATTTGTCTGCAGATCGCCGATGACGCCTGCCGTGATCTTTTTCTTCTGAACGGGGCCGAGGGTTCGATCAACGTGGACACGGTGCGGGAAGTGCGCGCCGTGCTCGGCGATCCGCCTGCTGGCCGGGGGCCGCGCGTGGTCATTCTGGCAGAGGCGCAGGCGCTGGGAGACGGAGCGGCCAATGCCTTGCTCAAGTCTTTGGAGGAGCCAAGCCCTGGCAACGTCTTTGTGCTTTTGGCTCCGAGCCGTGAAATTTTGCTGCCGACACTGGTTTCCCGCAGTTTCGTGCTTACTTTGGGTTGGCCTAAGGGAGATCTCGAAGACCCTGGCCTGCGGGACAGCCTGCGCGCCCTGTGTGAGTTCATCCAGAGCGGCAAGGGCGCGTGGCTCGAATGGACGGGCCGCAAGGGTAATGTGGACGCGCGGATGGCTGACTCCATTCTGCGCGAGGTGCAGCGCAGCCTGGTCCAGGCAGGGTATGGCAACCCCCTGACCGATTTGGCCCGTCTGCTGGCCGCTAGGCTCGATGTGGTCGCGGTGCGTCAGGTCGGCGTCGTCATCGAGAATGCGCTTGAAAGTCTGGACGTGGGGGCCAACCCAGCCGTGGTGCTGGAGTGGGTCGCCATCCGCATGTGGAACCTCCTGCACAAATAA
- a CDS encoding ribonuclease catalytic domain-containing protein: MSTSLSLQPGCIMEFLQDNQPVTAWVLDVQGPRLRVFTSGQRELKLPLSRALPWLGPQCPAGSSRQEMLDLLRTHNGRRERLAESVDALEIWDLAQGEVDEAGIDWFASLVFEDASPDQLAALGRKLLQTKTHFKFSPPQFEIYPLETVERRQEEMRKAQERERLVGFGQDFLRGLWDIFCKRKSALPQPDQEQADRIRELLMTRLCSPDDRDSDALWKTMSQGLPEDPHLPLFLAQAWGIVPPHFNFHLCRAQYYWEPDWAAAHAEAITDLQERVLATRTEPSVSIVTIDSSSTQDIDDGFALTRDEDGFTLHLALACPCLGWEFGSPLDKAVLQRFTSLYLPEGTSHMLPEALGKDFFSLCAGQERPALVISFDLDPEGALRSFAPQITWIRIEANLTYTGVENEIEAGAPGMLHHARDLATLLRQARIREHAVIMDQPDPRMVLRNDPVNPEVTVVQSESTPEAQKIVSEFMILANKAMGSWARETGTALLFRTQNITLPAESAGVWTDPTDIYRIINNMGPSILECEPRRHATIGAKAYAPVTSPLRRYSDFINMAQILATLTGQGRLLDKAALESLLPLLSSRAELVGQVQRMRPRYWKYEYFRQNHKKIRWSGIIVDPGSHLVTISLPDLQLFLKAPRKIFGDKIRLGQRFSIRIGKVDPLNNEIKIVEAWEEE, from the coding sequence ATGTCCACCTCTCTCTCCCTGCAGCCTGGGTGCATCATGGAATTCCTGCAGGACAACCAGCCCGTCACGGCCTGGGTCCTGGACGTCCAGGGGCCGCGCCTGCGGGTTTTCACCTCCGGACAGCGCGAGCTCAAGCTCCCCCTGTCCAGGGCCCTGCCCTGGCTTGGTCCTCAATGTCCGGCGGGCAGCAGCCGCCAGGAAATGCTCGACCTGCTGCGCACGCACAACGGCCGCCGGGAACGCCTGGCCGAGTCCGTTGACGCGCTGGAGATCTGGGACTTGGCCCAAGGCGAAGTGGACGAAGCAGGCATTGACTGGTTCGCGAGCCTGGTCTTCGAGGACGCAAGTCCCGACCAGCTCGCGGCCCTGGGGCGCAAGCTCCTGCAGACCAAGACCCATTTCAAATTCTCCCCGCCCCAGTTCGAGATATATCCGCTGGAAACCGTGGAACGCCGTCAGGAAGAAATGCGCAAGGCTCAGGAGCGCGAGCGTCTGGTCGGCTTCGGGCAGGACTTCCTGCGCGGGCTGTGGGATATCTTCTGCAAGCGCAAAAGCGCCCTGCCCCAACCCGACCAAGAGCAGGCGGACCGCATCCGCGAACTGCTCATGACCCGCTTGTGCAGCCCCGACGACCGGGATTCGGACGCCCTGTGGAAGACCATGAGCCAAGGCCTGCCGGAAGACCCGCACCTGCCTCTGTTCCTGGCCCAGGCCTGGGGCATCGTGCCGCCGCATTTCAACTTCCACCTCTGCCGCGCCCAATATTACTGGGAGCCGGACTGGGCCGCAGCCCACGCCGAAGCCATAACGGACCTGCAGGAACGGGTTCTGGCTACGCGCACTGAGCCCTCCGTCAGCATCGTGACCATTGATTCCTCCAGCACCCAGGACATCGACGACGGCTTTGCGCTAACGCGTGACGAGGACGGATTCACGCTGCATCTGGCCCTGGCCTGCCCCTGTCTGGGCTGGGAATTCGGCAGTCCTCTGGACAAGGCGGTGCTGCAGCGCTTCACCTCCCTCTATCTGCCCGAAGGCACCAGCCACATGCTGCCCGAGGCCCTGGGCAAGGATTTCTTCAGCCTCTGCGCCGGACAAGAGCGGCCGGCCCTGGTCATTTCCTTTGATCTGGACCCGGAAGGAGCCTTGCGCTCCTTTGCTCCGCAAATCACCTGGATCCGCATAGAGGCCAATCTGACCTACACGGGCGTGGAGAACGAGATCGAGGCAGGCGCTCCGGGCATGCTGCATCACGCCCGCGACCTGGCCACCCTGCTGCGACAAGCGCGCATTCGCGAGCACGCAGTGATCATGGACCAGCCCGACCCGCGCATGGTCTTACGCAATGACCCGGTCAACCCGGAGGTTACGGTCGTCCAGTCCGAATCCACGCCCGAAGCGCAAAAAATCGTATCCGAGTTCATGATCCTGGCCAACAAGGCCATGGGTTCCTGGGCTCGGGAAACTGGCACGGCCCTTCTTTTCAGAACCCAGAACATCACGCTGCCCGCCGAAAGCGCCGGAGTCTGGACCGATCCCACGGACATCTACCGCATCATCAACAACATGGGCCCCTCCATCCTCGAATGCGAACCCAGACGCCACGCCACCATCGGAGCCAAGGCCTATGCTCCGGTGACCTCGCCGCTCAGGCGCTATTCCGACTTCATCAACATGGCCCAGATCCTGGCCACGCTAACCGGGCAGGGACGATTGCTGGACAAGGCGGCGCTTGAGAGCTTGCTCCCGCTTTTGTCCAGCCGGGCCGAGCTGGTCGGGCAGGTGCAGCGCATGCGGCCGCGATACTGGAAGTACGAATATTTCAGACAAAATCACAAAAAGATTCGCTGGTCCGGGATCATCGTCGATCCCGGCTCACACCTGGTGACCATTTCCCTGCCTGACCTGCAGCTCTTTCTGAAGGCCCCGCGCAAGATCTTTGGCGACAAAATCCGGCTCGGCCAGCGATTTTCCATCAGAATCGGCAAGGTCGATCCCCTGAACAACGAGATCAAGATCGTCGAGGCCTGGGAAGAGGAATGA
- a CDS encoding lipopolysaccharide assembly protein LapB, producing MSSHLDYEINKELGECYLFMGELDKAESYYHKAASSNGVHPDPYLGLATIAVQRGDLDQAMAMYQKAENIASSDKSIAGIALVSAHQGQEGKAFDLYLKALSLNPENIVALFGLVQVAHVLGRTAEAITPLEQHLELNPGKSEVRYALSGCLVSCGRKDEARTHLHRLLEMDPANASAAELLAQL from the coding sequence ATGAGTTCGCATCTGGATTATGAAATCAACAAGGAACTTGGCGAATGTTATCTTTTCATGGGTGAGCTGGACAAGGCTGAGAGCTATTACCATAAAGCCGCAAGCAGCAACGGCGTCCACCCGGATCCTTACCTGGGCCTTGCGACCATCGCAGTGCAGCGTGGGGATCTGGACCAGGCCATGGCCATGTATCAGAAGGCCGAGAATATCGCCTCTTCGGACAAGTCCATAGCAGGAATAGCCCTGGTCAGCGCCCATCAGGGCCAGGAAGGCAAGGCTTTTGATCTGTATCTTAAGGCCCTTTCGCTTAATCCTGAAAACATCGTCGCTCTTTTCGGGCTGGTTCAGGTCGCGCACGTGCTTGGACGCACGGCCGAGGCCATCACTCCCCTGGAACAGCATCTGGAGTTAAACCCCGGCAAAAGCGAAGTCCGCTATGCCTTGAGCGGATGCCTTGTGTCGTGCGGCCGCAAAGACGAGGCCAGGACGCATCTGCATCGGCTTTTGGAGATGGACCCCGCCAACGCGTCGGCGGCCGAACTTCTGGCCCAGCTTTAG
- a CDS encoding adenylosuccinate synthase: MANIVVMGAQWGDEGKGKIVDLLTTDVAAIVRFQGGNNAGHTLVVNGKQTILHLIPSGILHQGKKCMIGNGVVLDPFVFCQEMDKLAASGVDVSPERLLISKKTQLIMPYHCAIDSARENFKSGSDKIGTTGRGIGPCYEDKVARIGIRAADLADETLLRHKIEKALVEKNALLTGLYGQEPMSAQKIFDDLAPVARRLALYLGDVSSAIQEAAGQGVLFEGAQGTHLDIDHGTYPFVTSSNTVAGNASAGSGCSPRMFDRIVAIVKAYTTRVGAGPFPTELADGPGAYMQKKGAEFGATTGRKRRCGWLDMVVLRESQRLNGPTEIALTKLDVLGGLDELKLCTAYRYRGEEVAYPPQEENGMAHVEPVYESMPGWTEDITGCRTFDELPQATRDYIARIEEILAIPVSIVSVGPDRDQTILR, translated from the coding sequence ATGGCGAATATCGTAGTCATGGGCGCCCAGTGGGGCGACGAAGGAAAGGGCAAGATAGTCGATTTGTTGACCACGGATGTGGCCGCCATCGTGCGCTTTCAAGGTGGGAACAATGCCGGACACACTCTTGTGGTGAATGGCAAGCAGACCATATTGCATCTTATTCCGTCCGGCATCCTGCACCAGGGCAAGAAGTGCATGATCGGCAACGGCGTGGTGTTGGATCCTTTCGTGTTTTGCCAGGAGATGGACAAGCTGGCCGCGTCCGGCGTTGACGTCAGCCCCGAGCGGCTCTTGATCAGCAAGAAGACCCAACTCATCATGCCTTACCATTGCGCCATCGACAGCGCGCGAGAAAATTTCAAGAGCGGGTCGGACAAGATTGGCACCACGGGCCGGGGCATTGGTCCCTGCTACGAGGACAAGGTCGCACGCATAGGCATCCGAGCGGCGGACCTGGCGGACGAGACTCTGCTCAGGCATAAGATTGAAAAGGCACTGGTGGAAAAAAACGCCTTGCTGACCGGTCTGTACGGTCAGGAGCCCATGTCGGCGCAGAAGATTTTTGACGATCTGGCGCCTGTGGCCCGGCGCCTGGCACTCTATCTGGGCGACGTGTCCTCGGCCATCCAGGAAGCCGCCGGACAGGGTGTGCTCTTCGAGGGCGCCCAGGGCACCCATCTTGATATCGATCATGGTACCTATCCCTTCGTGACTTCCTCCAATACCGTGGCCGGCAACGCCTCGGCCGGGTCCGGATGTTCGCCGCGCATGTTCGATCGCATCGTGGCCATCGTCAAAGCCTATACCACGCGTGTCGGCGCGGGCCCGTTTCCGACGGAGCTGGCCGACGGCCCTGGCGCGTACATGCAGAAGAAGGGCGCGGAGTTCGGCGCGACCACGGGCCGCAAGCGCCGCTGCGGCTGGCTGGACATGGTCGTCCTGCGTGAATCCCAGCGGCTGAACGGCCCTACGGAGATCGCCCTGACCAAGCTCGATGTGCTGGGCGGCCTGGATGAGCTGAAGCTCTGCACGGCCTACCGCTACCGGGGCGAGGAAGTCGCCTATCCCCCGCAGGAAGAGAATGGCATGGCCCATGTCGAGCCGGTCTACGAGAGCATGCCCGGCTGGACCGAAGACATCACCGGGTGCCGGACCTTTGACGAGCTGCCGCAGGCAACGCGCGACTATATCGCCCGCATCGAGGAAATTCTGGCCATTCCGGTTTCCATCGTCTCCGTGGGCCCGGATCGGGACCAGACCATTCTGCGTTGA
- the plsY gene encoding glycerol-3-phosphate 1-O-acyltransferase PlsY, which yields MVTIFWLAISYLLGAMPFGLLISRTCCGIDPREQGSGNIGATNVGRLCGTKYGALTLALDMIKGFLPVALATTFSDSSFFLTLVATAAICGHMFSIFLHGKGGKGVATWVGAFVAISTSGTILCGLGFLAALYFYNFVSLASLVMVALMPVVLLFQGMFGAIPLALVLMALIFWKHSANIQRLMAGEEHPWKMK from the coding sequence ATGGTGACAATATTCTGGCTCGCAATCAGCTATCTTCTGGGTGCCATGCCCTTCGGCCTTTTAATCTCCAGAACCTGTTGCGGCATCGATCCGCGCGAACAGGGCAGCGGCAACATCGGAGCCACCAATGTCGGCCGTCTCTGCGGCACCAAGTATGGAGCCCTGACCCTGGCTCTGGACATGATCAAAGGCTTTCTGCCCGTGGCCCTGGCCACAACCTTCTCGGATTCCTCCTTTTTTCTGACGCTGGTCGCCACGGCTGCGATCTGTGGGCACATGTTCTCCATATTTCTGCACGGCAAAGGCGGCAAAGGCGTGGCCACCTGGGTGGGAGCCTTTGTGGCCATCTCCACCTCCGGAACAATCCTCTGCGGCTTGGGCTTCCTGGCAGCCCTGTACTTCTATAATTTCGTATCCCTGGCCTCCCTGGTCATGGTCGCGCTCATGCCCGTGGTCCTGCTCTTCCAGGGCATGTTCGGCGCCATACCTCTGGCACTGGTGCTCATGGCGCTGATTTTCTGGAAGCACTCCGCAAACATCCAGCGCCTCATGGCCGGTGAAGAGCATCCCTGGAAAATGAAGTAG
- the serB gene encoding phosphoserine phosphatase SerB produces MREIILIQIAGMDRDGLLAGIMGQLAQSGVTILDISQSVIHDDLSLGVLIEVPRENESSPILKDLLFWAHNQDLHLKFSPVTEDDYERWVGMQGRKRHIVTVLGRTITAENLAAMAEVITSHGLSIDCITRLSGRRSLANPPAMPRSCLEFSVRGTPEDISGMRAAFLDLSREQGIDIGFQEDNAFRRIRRLVCFDMDSTLIQAEVIDELAKRAGVGEQVAAITEAAMRGELDFSQSLRKRVSLLKGLPETVLQDVAATLPMTEGAERLIRTLKSLGYTIAILSGGFNYFGRRLQEHLGIDYVHANELEIKDGVLTGGLVGEIVDGAGKARLLKAIAAEEHISLSQVIAVGDGANDLPMLDVAGLGIAFHAKPVVRQGAGQAISNVGLDGVLYFLGLRDRETVDQLAGPEE; encoded by the coding sequence ATGCGCGAAATCATTCTCATCCAAATCGCCGGCATGGACCGGGACGGCCTGCTGGCCGGAATCATGGGGCAACTGGCCCAGTCCGGGGTGACCATCCTCGATATCAGCCAGTCCGTCATTCACGACGACCTCTCCCTTGGCGTCCTCATCGAGGTGCCGCGCGAGAATGAATCCTCGCCCATCCTGAAAGACCTTCTCTTCTGGGCCCACAACCAGGACCTGCACCTCAAGTTTTCACCCGTGACCGAGGACGATTACGAACGCTGGGTCGGCATGCAGGGCCGCAAGCGGCACATCGTGACCGTGCTCGGGCGCACGATAACGGCGGAAAATCTGGCGGCCATGGCCGAGGTGATCACGTCCCACGGCCTGAGCATCGACTGCATCACCCGCCTCTCGGGCCGCAGGTCCCTGGCCAATCCGCCAGCCATGCCCCGGTCATGCCTGGAGTTTTCCGTACGCGGCACCCCGGAGGACATTTCCGGCATGCGCGCCGCTTTTCTGGATCTGTCCCGGGAACAGGGCATCGACATCGGCTTCCAGGAAGACAACGCGTTTCGCCGTATTCGCCGCCTGGTCTGCTTCGACATGGATTCGACCCTGATCCAGGCCGAGGTCATCGACGAACTGGCCAAGCGGGCGGGAGTCGGCGAGCAGGTCGCGGCCATCACCGAGGCGGCCATGCGTGGGGAACTCGATTTTTCCCAGAGCCTGCGCAAGCGCGTCAGCCTGCTCAAGGGCCTGCCCGAAACAGTGCTGCAGGATGTCGCGGCGACCCTGCCCATGACCGAGGGCGCGGAGAGGCTGATTCGCACCTTGAAGAGCCTGGGGTACACCATCGCCATCCTGTCCGGAGGCTTCAATTATTTCGGGCGTCGCCTGCAGGAGCATCTTGGCATCGACTACGTGCATGCCAATGAGCTTGAGATAAAGGACGGGGTCCTGACCGGCGGCCTGGTGGGCGAGATCGTCGACGGCGCGGGCAAGGCCAGGCTGCTGAAAGCCATCGCCGCCGAAGAGCACATCTCCCTGTCGCAGGTCATCGCCGTGGGCGACGGGGCCAACGATCTGCCCATGCTCGACGTGGCGGGCCTTGGCATCGCCTTTCACGCCAAGCCTGTGGTCCGTCAGGGCGCGGGGCAGGCCATCTCCAACGTGGGGCTTGACGGCGTGCTCTATTTTCTGGGCCTGCGGGACCGGGAAACCGTGGATCAACTGGCCGGACCGGAGGAATAA
- the flgB gene encoding flagellar basal body rod protein FlgB — protein MKSLFPDHIDLTAKVMDFQLQRQNIVSANLANINTPGYKARTLEFEKDLQAALGLSESGAVARTHPNHFPLAFAADQTEASVTKSLTPRVVQGVDNVDLDKEMAAMAKNNLLYNTLATVMQKNFTGLKQTIADGGK, from the coding sequence ATGAAAAGCTTGTTTCCCGATCACATTGATCTGACGGCCAAGGTCATGGATTTCCAGCTCCAGCGTCAAAACATCGTCAGCGCCAACCTGGCGAACATCAATACGCCCGGCTACAAGGCGCGCACCCTGGAGTTCGAAAAAGACCTGCAGGCCGCCCTCGGACTCTCCGAATCCGGGGCTGTTGCCCGCACGCATCCAAACCACTTTCCTCTCGCCTTCGCCGCCGACCAGACCGAGGCCAGCGTCACCAAATCCTTGACGCCACGCGTGGTGCAGGGCGTGGACAACGTGGATCTGGATAAGGAAATGGCGGCCATGGCCAAGAACAATCTCCTTTACAATACACTTGCGACGGTGATGCAAAAAAACTTCACCGGCCTGAAGCAAACCATCGCTGACGGAGGCAAATAA
- a CDS encoding IMP cyclohydrolase — protein sequence MSDLKKMYHTLNRDSFPADLTLTVGGQTIRYAKKTWNIGGEQKGLRYGENPDQPAALYEVVESSFTMDGVAFQQGQHKLVSALTEENLIQSGKHPGKINLTDVDNGINMLQYLTAKPAAIILKHNNPCGAAWSDDGLFTALSRAFASDRIAAFGGTIIVNRTLDKDCAEFISASYFEVIAAPDFTAEALTILTAKKNLRIIRIPALGELEKIVGTPFLDIKSLVDGGLIIQASFRNRILTEDDFLPAETTKDGTTYLARKPSHREAEDLLFAWAVEAGVTSNSIIFARDGATVSIGTGEQDRVGCVELTIQKAYTKYADKLAFERHALSLYELKQKALTDQELATSLAEILAQTEQDKGGLPGTVLVSDGFFPFRDGVDLAVAQGVTAIAQPGGSIRDWEIIQAVNSATPQVAMVFTGQRSFKH from the coding sequence ATGAGTGATCTCAAGAAGATGTATCATACACTGAACCGGGACTCCTTTCCGGCCGACCTGACCTTGACCGTGGGCGGGCAGACCATCCGCTACGCCAAGAAAACCTGGAACATCGGCGGCGAACAAAAAGGATTACGCTACGGCGAAAACCCGGACCAGCCCGCCGCCCTCTACGAGGTGGTCGAGAGTTCCTTCACCATGGACGGAGTCGCTTTCCAGCAGGGGCAGCACAAGCTCGTTTCAGCCCTGACCGAGGAAAACCTGATCCAGTCCGGCAAGCATCCGGGCAAGATCAACCTGACCGACGTGGACAACGGCATCAACATGCTCCAGTACCTGACAGCCAAGCCCGCCGCCATCATCCTGAAACACAACAACCCCTGCGGTGCGGCATGGTCCGATGACGGCCTGTTCACAGCCCTTTCCCGCGCCTTCGCCTCCGACCGCATCGCGGCTTTCGGCGGGACCATCATCGTCAACCGCACCCTCGACAAGGACTGCGCCGAATTCATAAGCGCAAGCTACTTCGAAGTCATCGCGGCCCCGGATTTCACTGCCGAGGCCCTGACCATCCTGACTGCCAAGAAGAACCTGCGCATCATCCGCATCCCGGCGCTCGGCGAACTGGAAAAAATCGTGGGCACTCCTTTTCTGGACATCAAATCCCTGGTCGACGGTGGGCTCATCATCCAGGCCTCCTTCAGGAACAGAATCCTGACCGAAGACGACTTTCTGCCCGCCGAGACGACCAAGGACGGCACCACCTATCTGGCCCGCAAACCCAGCCACCGCGAAGCCGAAGACCTGCTCTTCGCCTGGGCCGTGGAAGCCGGAGTGACCTCCAATTCCATCATCTTCGCCCGCGACGGAGCCACGGTGTCCATCGGCACGGGTGAACAGGACCGTGTCGGCTGCGTCGAACTGACCATCCAGAAGGCCTACACCAAGTACGCCGACAAGCTGGCCTTCGAGCGGCACGCCCTCTCCCTGTACGAACTCAAGCAAAAGGCCCTGACGGATCAGGAGCTGGCAACGTCCTTGGCCGAAATCCTGGCCCAAACCGAGCAGGACAAGGGCGGTCTGCCCGGCACGGTCCTGGTTTCGGACGGATTCTTCCCCTTCCGCGACGGTGTGGATCTGGCAGTTGCCCAGGGCGTGACCGCCATCGCCCAGCCCGGCGGCTCCATCCGCGACTGGGAAATCATTCAGGCCGTGAACAGCGCGACCCCGCAGGTGGCCATGGTCTTCACCGGCCAGCGCTCCTTCAAACACTAG
- the hflX gene encoding GTPase HflX codes for MASKPLGNLTGLKPSQITAISRLYNRRFPDQGGCTPDQARELAILSRGVSRQLGVLINRKGVPVMVIVGEQDGILIPELSRHRQADSRLSGLRLLHTHLDSSLLTQEDLMDMVFLRLDAVCVLTVSSDGAPKTCQIAHILPPNTDELPYQVHPAMIWDDVDFDFGANARALEDELARTGQSVAATAREGAAILVSVASESKSAQERSLAELAELAATAGLDVVGQVVQRVTRVNPKLILGRGKLAELEVLALQKNAATLVFDQELTPTQQRNLSEITERKVLDRTQLILDIFAQHAQTREGKMQVEMAQLKYMMPRLVGQNRALSRLAGGIGGRGPGESRLEMDRRKIRERIAQIKTELGSVRKHRKSTRSRRDKAGLPIVSLVGYTNAGKSTLLNTLTKSVVLAENKLFATLDPTSRRLRFPEDREIILTDTVGFIRHLPADLREAFMATLEELESADVLVHVADASHPEMEAQVQAVESILRDLSIDGIPRILALNKIDRISEETRQTLGYVYPDAVFISAIERPTLAPLVDRIKSLL; via the coding sequence ATAGCATCCAAACCTCTCGGCAATCTGACAGGCCTCAAGCCCAGTCAGATCACGGCCATTTCCCGTCTCTACAACAGACGCTTTCCCGATCAGGGCGGATGTACTCCCGACCAGGCCCGGGAGCTGGCCATCCTGAGCCGCGGCGTCAGCCGACAGCTCGGCGTGCTCATCAACCGCAAGGGCGTGCCGGTCATGGTCATTGTCGGCGAGCAGGACGGCATCCTGATCCCCGAGCTTTCACGTCATCGACAGGCCGATTCCCGCCTTTCCGGCCTGCGCCTGCTGCACACCCATCTTGATTCGTCCCTGCTGACCCAGGAAGACCTCATGGACATGGTTTTTCTGCGTCTGGACGCGGTCTGCGTGCTGACAGTATCTTCCGACGGGGCGCCCAAAACCTGCCAGATCGCCCATATTCTGCCTCCCAACACCGACGAATTGCCCTATCAGGTGCATCCGGCCATGATCTGGGACGATGTGGATTTCGATTTCGGGGCCAACGCCAGGGCTCTGGAAGACGAGCTTGCGCGGACGGGCCAGAGCGTGGCTGCCACGGCCCGCGAGGGCGCGGCGATTCTGGTCAGCGTGGCTTCGGAGTCCAAAAGCGCGCAGGAGCGATCTTTGGCGGAGCTGGCGGAGCTGGCTGCCACCGCTGGATTGGACGTTGTGGGGCAGGTCGTGCAGCGGGTGACGAGGGTCAATCCCAAGCTCATCCTGGGCCGGGGCAAGCTTGCCGAACTGGAAGTGCTGGCCCTGCAGAAGAATGCCGCGACCCTGGTTTTCGATCAGGAACTGACCCCCACGCAGCAGCGCAATCTGAGCGAGATCACCGAGCGCAAGGTCTTGGACCGCACGCAGCTCATTCTCGATATTTTTGCCCAGCACGCCCAAACCCGCGAGGGCAAGATGCAGGTCGAGATGGCCCAACTCAAATACATGATGCCGCGCCTGGTGGGGCAGAACAGGGCTTTAAGCCGTCTGGCCGGCGGCATCGGCGGGCGAGGTCCGGGCGAGTCGCGTCTGGAGATGGATCGGCGCAAGATCCGCGAACGTATCGCCCAGATCAAGACTGAGCTCGGCAGCGTGCGCAAGCACCGCAAATCCACGCGCAGCCGCCGCGACAAGGCCGGGCTGCCCATTGTCTCCCTGGTCGGGTACACCAACGCGGGCAAGTCCACGCTTTTGAACACCCTGACCAAGAGCGTGGTCCTGGCCGAGAACAAGCTTTTCGCCACCCTTGATCCCACCAGCCGCCGCTTGCGCTTTCCCGAGGACCGGGAAATCATCCTGACCGACACGGTGGGCTTTATCCGTCATCTGCCCGCCGATCTGCGCGAGGCTTTCATGGCCACCCTGGAGGAGCTTGAGAGCGCGGACGTGCTGGTGCATGTGGCCGACGCCTCCCATCCGGAGATGGAAGCCCAGGTCCAGGCGGTGGAGTCTATCCTGCGCGACCTGTCCATTGACGGCATTCCCCGCATTCTGGCCCTGAACAAAATCGACCGTATCAGCGAAGAGACACGTCAGACCCTTGGTTACGTCTACCCCGACGCGGTCTTCATTTCCGCCATCGAACGCCCGACCCTGGCTCCGCTGGTGGATCGGATCAAATCGCTGCTGTGA
- a CDS encoding IMP cyclohydrolase has protein sequence MNMLPIRRAILSVTDKSGLDDFARFLQAQGVELVSTGGTRKKLVQSGLKVRSVSDVTGFPEILGGRVKTLHPHVHAGILADKDDSTHMQTLKDLRLTPFDLICVNLYNFAEAVRQTLEDKQAVEQIDIGGPTMLRAAAKNFHSVAVIPGPSYYAECMQEMKDNGGALSLGFRKRMAVATFALTSDYDRMITEYLSRS, from the coding sequence ATGAACATGTTGCCGATTCGCCGGGCCATCCTGAGCGTCACAGATAAATCAGGCCTTGATGACTTTGCCCGTTTTCTGCAAGCGCAGGGAGTGGAGCTGGTTTCCACCGGGGGCACGCGCAAGAAACTCGTCCAGTCGGGTCTCAAAGTGCGTTCCGTCAGCGATGTGACCGGTTTTCCGGAGATCCTGGGCGGTCGGGTCAAGACCCTGCACCCGCACGTGCATGCCGGAATTCTGGCGGACAAAGACGACTCCACCCACATGCAGACCTTGAAAGATCTGCGTCTGACGCCTTTTGACCTTATCTGCGTCAATCTCTACAATTTTGCCGAAGCTGTGCGTCAGACCCTGGAAGACAAGCAGGCCGTTGAGCAGATCGATATCGGCGGGCCGACCATGCTGCGCGCCGCGGCCAAGAATTTCCATTCCGTGGCCGTCATTCCGGGTCCGTCCTACTATGCCGAATGCATGCAGGAGATGAAGGACAACGGCGGTGCCCTTTCCCTGGGCTTCCGCAAGCGCATGGCCGTGGCTACTTTTGCCCTGACCTCGGACTACGACCGCATGATCACCGAGTACCTGAGCCGCTCCTGA